A single window of Gossypium hirsutum isolate 1008001.06 chromosome A10, Gossypium_hirsutum_v2.1, whole genome shotgun sequence DNA harbors:
- the LOC107895969 gene encoding major pollen allergen Bet v 1-E codes for MGVVSYNYESTSPVAPARLFKAFVLEADKVWPIAAPHAIKSIEVEANPGPGSIVKINFVEGLPFQYMKHQIGGHDENKFSYSYSLIEGGPLGDKLEKINYENKFEAAVGGGTVCKSSMKFYTVGDYVITEDEIKALIKGSEGVYKAIEAYLLANPDACN; via the exons ATGGGTGTTGTCTCTTATAACTATGAGTCTACCTCCCCAGTCGCTCCCGCTAGGCTTTTCAAGGCCTTCGTTCTTGAAGCTGACAAGGTCTGGCCCATAGCTGCCCCTCATGCAATCAAGAGTATTGAGGTTGAAGCTAATCCTGGCCCTGGAAGTATCGTAAAGATCAACTTTGTTGAAG gcCTTCCATTCCAATATATGAAGCACCAGATTGGAGGACATGATGAAAACAAATTTTCATACAGTTACAGTTTGATTGAAGGTGGGCCATTGGGGGACAAGCTTGAGAAAATCAACTACGAGAATAAGTTTGAGGCAGCTGTAGGTGGAGGAACTGTTTGCAAGAGCTCGATGAAATTTTACACTGTTGGTGACTATGTAATCACTGAAGATGAAATCAAGGCTCTCATTAAAGGGAGTGAGGGAGTTTACAAAGCCATTGAAGCTTACCTCTTAGCTAATCCCGATGCTTGCAACTAA